In Saccharomonospora marina XMU15, one genomic interval encodes:
- a CDS encoding DUF6247 family protein, producing MTAAASHHGGNPGQGRFDSPREIRAALLPDEVAAFDVAYQQALREAAETLSLEALQSTLANWRRIAQMTQADPAAHRRMLQQAERTRRTGEPPEGAVEWKQLRAELGV from the coding sequence ATGACTGCCGCCGCCTCTCACCATGGTGGGAACCCAGGGCAAGGCCGGTTCGACTCGCCCCGAGAGATCCGGGCTGCGCTGCTACCCGACGAGGTAGCGGCGTTCGATGTTGCGTACCAGCAAGCTCTGCGGGAGGCAGCGGAGACTTTGAGTCTGGAAGCGCTGCAGTCAACCTTGGCGAACTGGCGGCGCATCGCCCAGATGACGCAGGCCGACCCGGCCGCACATCGCAGGATGCTCCAGCAGGCCGAGCGGACCCGCCGCACCGGCGAACCGCCCGAGGGCGCCGTCGAGTGGAAGCAGCTACGCGCTGAGCTGGGCGTCTGA
- a CDS encoding helix-turn-helix transcriptional regulator — MRETSARLLRLLSLLQTRRDWSGAELAERLEVAPRTVRRDIDRLRDLGYPVHATAGTAGYRLGAGADLPPLLLDDDEAVAVAMGLRTAAGGSITGIEETSVRALAKLEQVLPSRLRHRINALQTMTVPMTNTGPTVEPSTLTAIAAACRDSLRLRFDYRTHDGTSAMRTTEPHRLVHAGRRWYLIGWDIDRQDWRTYRVDRLDPRTPTGPRFTPRTPPEPDLSGYTSRAISTSAYRYQARFTLHVSAETAAERIAPTTATLEPIDEHSCTLRAGSNSLDELAIYVTTKGFDFQVHEPPELVEHIKTLTARLARATD; from the coding sequence ATGCGGGAAACCTCGGCACGACTGCTGCGACTGCTCTCCCTCTTGCAGACGCGACGCGACTGGTCCGGCGCCGAACTCGCCGAGCGTCTGGAGGTAGCTCCACGCACCGTGCGCCGCGACATCGACCGGCTGCGAGACCTCGGCTACCCGGTGCACGCGACTGCGGGCACCGCAGGCTACCGGCTCGGCGCAGGCGCGGACCTGCCGCCGCTGCTGCTCGACGACGACGAAGCCGTCGCCGTCGCGATGGGCCTGCGCACGGCCGCCGGCGGTTCGATCACCGGCATCGAGGAGACCTCGGTGCGTGCCCTGGCCAAGCTCGAACAGGTACTGCCCTCCCGGCTACGCCACCGGATCAACGCCCTACAGACGATGACCGTGCCGATGACCAACACCGGCCCCACCGTCGAGCCGAGCACCCTCACTGCCATCGCCGCCGCCTGCCGCGACTCGCTGCGCCTGCGCTTCGACTACCGGACCCACGACGGAACCAGCGCCATGCGCACCACCGAGCCGCACCGGCTGGTGCACGCGGGCCGGCGCTGGTACCTCATCGGTTGGGACATCGACCGCCAGGACTGGCGCACCTACCGCGTGGACCGCCTCGACCCGCGCACGCCCACCGGTCCCCGGTTCACCCCACGCACGCCGCCAGAACCAGACCTCAGCGGCTACACCTCGCGGGCGATCTCCACCTCTGCCTACCGCTACCAAGCCCGATTCACCCTGCACGTCAGCGCTGAAACCGCGGCAGAGCGCATCGCTCCCACCACCGCGACGCTGGAGCCGATCGACGAGCACAGCTGCACCCTGCGAGCCGGATCAAACTCACTCGACGAGTTGGCCATCTACGTCACGACCAAAGGGTTCGACTTCCAGGTGCACGAACCGCCGGAACTCGTCGAGCACATCAAGACGCTGACGGCCCGACTCGCCCGCGCGACGGATTAG
- a CDS encoding epoxide hydrolase family protein translates to MTHDSEIRPFTIDIPQSDLDDLRDRLARTRWTVDLPDVGWSRGVPVSYLKGLAEYWRDGYDWRVHERELNSYPQFTTEIDGQNIHFLHVRSPEPDALPLMLIHGWPGSIVEFLNVIGPLTNPRAHGGDPAEAFHLVIPSNPGSGFSGPTREAGWDINRTTMAFAELMNRLGYDRYGAQGGDTGAVIAPGLGRLNPDNVVGVHTNGLSAFAEVSPHEVEELTAAERARIEHLAYLKTEGSGYAMVQISRPQTLAHGLHDSPVGQLAWIVEKFKEWTDPAAELPEDAVDRDQLLTNVMLYWLTGTAGSSANSYYETAHAGAWSARERSTVPTGVAVFPLDVSIRRTLELEHTIVHWSEFDRGGHFAAMEAPDLLVDDVREFFGKLR, encoded by the coding sequence ATGACACACGACAGCGAGATCCGGCCTTTCACCATCGACATTCCCCAGTCCGACCTGGACGACCTCCGGGATCGGCTCGCCAGGACCCGTTGGACCGTGGACCTGCCCGATGTGGGCTGGAGCCGCGGGGTGCCGGTGAGCTACCTCAAGGGCTTGGCCGAGTACTGGCGCGACGGCTACGACTGGCGTGTCCACGAGCGGGAGTTGAACTCCTACCCGCAGTTCACCACCGAGATCGACGGGCAGAACATCCATTTCCTGCACGTGCGCTCGCCCGAGCCGGACGCGCTGCCGCTGATGCTGATCCACGGCTGGCCCGGTTCGATAGTGGAGTTCCTGAACGTCATCGGCCCGCTGACCAACCCTCGGGCACATGGTGGCGACCCGGCGGAGGCGTTTCACCTGGTTATCCCGTCGAACCCTGGCAGTGGCTTCTCCGGGCCGACCCGCGAGGCCGGCTGGGACATCAACCGGACGACCATGGCCTTCGCCGAGCTGATGAACCGGCTCGGCTACGACCGCTACGGCGCACAGGGCGGCGACACCGGCGCGGTCATCGCCCCAGGGCTGGGCCGCCTCAACCCCGACAACGTCGTCGGCGTGCACACGAACGGGCTCTCCGCGTTCGCCGAGGTCAGCCCACACGAGGTGGAGGAGTTGACCGCGGCAGAGCGAGCCCGGATCGAGCACCTGGCGTACCTGAAGACCGAGGGATCGGGCTACGCGATGGTCCAGATCAGCCGGCCACAGACACTGGCGCACGGGTTGCACGACTCCCCGGTGGGGCAGTTGGCCTGGATCGTGGAGAAGTTCAAGGAGTGGACCGATCCGGCCGCCGAACTGCCCGAGGATGCGGTTGATCGGGACCAGTTGCTCACCAACGTGATGCTGTACTGGCTGACCGGCACCGCCGGCTCCTCGGCCAACAGCTACTACGAGACCGCGCACGCCGGAGCCTGGAGTGCGCGCGAGCGTTCCACCGTGCCGACCGGTGTCGCGGTGTTCCCTCTGGACGTGTCCATCCGCCGCACGCTCGAACTCGAACACACGATCGTGCACTGGTCGGAGTTCGACCGTGGCGGCCACTTCGCCGCAATGGAGGCCCCCGACCTGCTCGTCGACGACGTCCGGGAATTCTTCGGCAAGTTGCGCTGA
- a CDS encoding dihydrofolate reductase family protein → MTQRVRVHCFTVTQDGIGAGEDQSFERPFGHADPGALLGWAGATASWVNRTAPGGSRGLDDYVVRDFTRNIGAEIMGRNKFGPVRGPWPNDDWQGWWGDKPPFHTPVFVLTHHPRPSFTLSDTTFHFLDATPHEALQQAKAAAGGQDVRIGGGVTSIREFLDADLIDEMHIAVTPYELGSGLRLWDSPDELTDSFHLERVPSPSGIVHHFFWRH, encoded by the coding sequence ATGACACAGCGAGTCAGGGTCCACTGCTTCACCGTCACCCAGGACGGGATCGGCGCGGGCGAGGACCAGAGTTTCGAGCGCCCGTTCGGCCATGCGGACCCCGGCGCACTGCTGGGCTGGGCCGGGGCCACGGCCAGCTGGGTCAACCGTACCGCCCCGGGCGGCTCCCGGGGTCTCGACGATTACGTCGTCCGCGACTTCACGCGAAACATCGGTGCCGAGATCATGGGGCGCAACAAGTTCGGCCCGGTTCGCGGTCCATGGCCCAACGACGACTGGCAGGGATGGTGGGGAGACAAGCCCCCGTTCCACACACCGGTCTTCGTGCTGACGCATCACCCGCGGCCGTCGTTCACGCTCAGCGACACGACGTTCCACTTCCTCGACGCGACGCCGCACGAAGCGCTGCAGCAGGCGAAGGCCGCCGCGGGCGGCCAGGACGTGCGCATCGGCGGGGGTGTGACGAGCATCCGGGAGTTCCTGGACGCGGACCTGATCGACGAGATGCACATCGCCGTCACCCCGTACGAACTCGGCAGCGGCCTTCGACTGTGGGACAGCCCGGACGAACTCACCGACAGCTTCCACCTGGAACGCGTCCCGAGCCCCAGCGGCATCGTGCACCACTTCTTCTGGCGGCACTGA
- a CDS encoding YciI family protein: MKYLILMHVDPAVLEQLTDEQQKQIQEGHAAFMAATKESGEFIATQALADPSQSKVIRSSAGRPEVTDGPFAESKEFMGGFYFIDVDSEARAVELAKRIPDASIPGLALELRPVMFADLGDQ, translated from the coding sequence GTGAAGTACTTGATCCTGATGCATGTCGATCCGGCGGTGCTCGAGCAGCTCACCGACGAGCAGCAGAAACAGATCCAAGAAGGGCACGCCGCTTTCATGGCCGCCACCAAGGAGAGTGGCGAGTTCATCGCGACCCAGGCGCTGGCCGACCCCAGCCAGTCGAAGGTCATTCGCAGTTCTGCGGGCAGGCCCGAGGTGACCGACGGACCCTTCGCAGAGAGCAAGGAGTTCATGGGCGGCTTCTACTTCATCGACGTCGACAGCGAGGCGCGGGCGGTGGAGCTGGCCAAGCGAATCCCCGACGCGAGCATCCCGGGGCTCGCCCTCGAACTACGGCCGGTGATGTTCGCCGACCTGGGAGATCAGTGA
- a CDS encoding RNA polymerase sigma factor: MTTEPLPGEGLWRDLAPQALARLLRTYGSARFDLCEDAVQEALLHAYRQWPARFPDDPVGWLVTTARRRYVDLTRSDARRRLRETRAALLHPPMPPQPVQADDSLLVLQLCCHPELPRSGQVALTLRAVAGLTTAQIANVYQVPETTIAQRITRAKRRVSELGTPLPPPKHADERVTAVLDVLYVMFTEAHHTTTGTPPADTDLAAEAIRLTRLLLRSLPRSTEVTGLLALMLLTEARHPARVGPDGRLTPLDEQDRTLWNQELIDQGITLVRRATPGAEPGPYLLQACIAALHAEAADTATTDWHEILALYRLLEIVTGHGNPTITLNRIVAQAMVDGNDLALAQLDALEAEHPRLPRLDAVRAHLLEQANRPGDAANAYRRAIAATVNLAEQRHLRHRLRRLSGTSA; this comes from the coding sequence GTGACCACTGAGCCGCTACCGGGCGAGGGCTTGTGGCGCGACCTCGCCCCGCAAGCCCTCGCCCGACTGCTGCGCACCTACGGCAGCGCCCGCTTCGACCTGTGCGAAGACGCCGTCCAGGAGGCTCTCCTGCACGCCTACCGACAGTGGCCGGCCCGGTTCCCCGACGACCCCGTGGGCTGGCTCGTCACGACCGCCCGCCGCCGCTACGTCGACCTCACCCGCAGCGACGCGCGCCGCCGCCTGCGCGAAACCCGCGCCGCGCTCCTGCATCCGCCAATGCCACCGCAGCCTGTCCAGGCCGACGACTCGCTGCTGGTGCTGCAGCTGTGTTGCCACCCCGAGCTGCCACGATCCGGACAGGTCGCGCTGACGCTTCGGGCTGTGGCCGGACTCACCACCGCACAGATCGCCAACGTCTACCAGGTCCCGGAAACCACCATCGCGCAACGGATCACACGTGCCAAGCGTCGCGTGTCCGAACTCGGCACCCCGCTTCCACCGCCCAAGCACGCGGACGAGCGCGTCACCGCCGTACTCGACGTGTTGTACGTGATGTTCACCGAGGCACATCACACGACCACCGGCACACCGCCTGCCGACACGGACCTCGCCGCCGAGGCGATTCGCCTGACCCGGCTCCTGCTACGAAGCCTCCCGCGGTCCACCGAGGTCACCGGACTCCTCGCCCTGATGCTGCTCACCGAGGCACGCCACCCAGCCCGAGTTGGACCGGACGGGCGCCTGACGCCACTCGACGAGCAGGACCGCACGTTGTGGAACCAGGAACTGATCGACCAAGGGATCACACTCGTCCGCCGAGCCACCCCGGGCGCCGAACCCGGCCCCTACCTCCTCCAGGCCTGCATCGCGGCCCTGCACGCCGAAGCCGCGGACACGGCGACCACGGACTGGCACGAGATCCTCGCCCTCTACCGGCTCCTCGAAATCGTCACCGGTCATGGCAACCCCACGATCACCCTCAACCGCATCGTCGCGCAGGCCATGGTCGACGGAAATGACCTCGCCCTCGCCCAGCTCGATGCGCTGGAAGCCGAGCACCCCCGCCTTCCCCGTCTCGACGCCGTACGTGCCCACCTCCTGGAGCAGGCCAACCGACCAGGCGACGCGGCGAACGCCTACCGGCGAGCCATCGCCGCCACCGTCAATCTCGCCGAGCAACGACACCTCCGGCACCGCCTACGACGCCTTTCCGGCACATCTGCGTGA
- a CDS encoding carbohydrate ABC transporter permease, with translation MSPTTTSTPPAETGADWTSKPATRAQRRRRRGRPRHIWVGLVAWAAALLFFAPVLWMFLTGFKQESQASTDPPTFSFVPTLDQYRAILGRDFAPYFINSLSASLMSTVLVVILAMPAAYALSIAKIPKWRDSLFFFIATRMMPAVAIILPLYIIAKNIGVLDNVTMLALVYTVMNMPIAVWMIRSFLVEIPREVLEAARIDGATFGIEIRRVILPMIAPGLAATALICFIFAWNEFFFAVSLTSTQAATVPVFLVGFITSEGLFWARLSAASTMAALPVIIAGWVAQKWLVRGLSLGAVK, from the coding sequence ATGTCGCCGACGACCACTTCGACACCGCCCGCCGAGACAGGCGCCGATTGGACTTCGAAGCCCGCGACACGCGCGCAGCGGCGACGGCGGCGGGGTCGGCCCCGGCACATCTGGGTCGGACTCGTCGCGTGGGCAGCCGCGCTGCTGTTCTTCGCGCCGGTGTTGTGGATGTTCCTCACCGGCTTCAAGCAGGAATCGCAGGCTTCTACGGACCCGCCCACGTTCTCCTTCGTGCCGACTCTCGACCAGTATCGGGCGATTCTCGGCCGTGACTTCGCGCCGTACTTCATCAACTCGCTCAGCGCGTCGCTGATGTCGACCGTTCTGGTGGTCATCCTGGCGATGCCTGCCGCCTACGCGCTGTCGATCGCGAAGATCCCGAAGTGGCGGGACTCGCTGTTCTTCTTCATCGCGACCCGGATGATGCCCGCGGTGGCGATCATCCTGCCGCTCTACATCATCGCCAAGAACATCGGCGTGCTCGACAACGTCACGATGCTCGCGCTGGTGTACACGGTGATGAACATGCCGATCGCGGTGTGGATGATCCGGTCATTCCTGGTCGAGATACCCAGGGAAGTGTTGGAGGCGGCAAGGATCGACGGTGCCACGTTCGGTATCGAGATCCGCCGCGTCATCCTGCCCATGATCGCGCCAGGGTTGGCGGCGACCGCGCTGATCTGCTTCATCTTCGCATGGAACGAGTTCTTCTTCGCGGTCAGCCTCACTTCGACACAGGCGGCCACCGTTCCGGTGTTCCTGGTCGGCTTCATCACCAGCGAGGGATTGTTCTGGGCGCGCCTTTCCGCGGCATCCACCATGGCCGCGCTTCCGGTGATCATTGCGGGTTGGGTGGCGCAGAAGTGGCTGGTCCGTGGTCTGTCGCTGGGAGCGGTGAAGTAG